The genomic window AATAAATGTATTTCATCGGATTCGTCCTTTCTCGATATGCTTTACTGAGTCATTCTAGCATAGACAACAGGTTTCCTCAAAGTATCTTTCATTCGCTTAAATCTTTTGCTCCTTTTTAAAGGTCAGGTAGCTACTATACGTAAATACTGCGATGCCCAGCCAAATAAAACCAAACGCTGTAAATTGAGCCATTGTATACGGTTCTTTAAATAGAAACACAGCAAATAGCAGCATGATTGTTGGATTGACGTACTGAATGAAACCGACAATGATATATGGAATTCGTTTCGCAGCTTCTGCAAACAGCAACAATGGAATTGCTGTAACGATCCCTGCACCCATCAAGAGAAGATTGATATTGAACTCATAAGCCATAAAACCTTTAGCTGAGAAGAAGAACAAATAAACGAATGCAACTGGTAATATGACAAAGGTTTCCAATGTCAGACCCGTATAAGAACTGACCTCAATTTTTTTCTTCATCAGTCCATAAAAACTGAAGGAAAAAGCCATAATTAGAGAAGCATATGGGACAACACCTGTTTGGATCGTTAGAAGCAATACACCAGTCAATGCCAACGCGCAAGCAAAAATCCCAGCCCTATTCAACCTCTCCTTTAAAATAACTGTTCCCAGCAATACGTTGACCAGTGGATTCATATAGTAACCGAGACTAGCTTCGGTCACTCTTCCTTGACCAACAGAATAAATAAAGGTAAACCAATTGATCGAGATCAAAATAGCCGCTACAATAATGCCAATAACTTTCTTTTTGTCTTTCAATACAGCTGTTACTTCCTGCATAAATGCCGGACCACGCTTAGTGATCAAAATATAGATACCCATGAATAAAAACGACCAAACAATGCGGTAACACAAAATATCCATTGAGTTTACAGTCGGCAACAACTTCCAATAAAGAGGAATGATTCCCCATAATACATAGGCTACCAAGCCTAAAATAATCCCTTTTTTCTGTTCTTTCATACGTTCTCCTTCCACTCTCTTCAACTCACTCATCGCTAGAGCACCTCGCCATTTCCTCCCTTATCCTCAAGCGCTTCCTATATTTTTCACAAATAATAGAAAGACACTTAAAATCGAAAATAGCTAAAACGACCGGAAGACAATCCACCCAGCCGTTTTACTTTTACTTTGTATGTCAATGATGATTTACTCTTTTTTCTTCAGATGGAACAATGGACTCATTGGTGTATTTTCATGAATTCTCTTTAGCGCTTCTCCCATGAGTGGTGCACAAGACACAATAGCTAAACACTCTGGTCTGCGATCTTCCGTTACAACCACTGAATCTGTGATACATAACTGTTTGATTGGCGAAGCATCAATTCGTTCCTTACCACCTTTTGAAAGCAACCCATGCGAACCACAAGCATAAACCTCAGCCGCTCCGTTCTCTTTCAAAATCTCGGCAGCAACAGTCAGCGTCTCGCCCGTATTGATGATATCATCAACTAAAATACAGGTTTTGCCTTTAACTTCTCCGATCACATAACCTGAACGAACGCCATCTACTTCTTCCTGATCCACGATTGCCAATGAAGCATCCAGATACTCTGATAAACTACGCGCTCGTTGAACCCCACTATTTTTTGGAGACACAACAACGATATTTTCTCCAGTAAGGTTCTTATCTTGATAATGCTGTGCAAACAACGGCATGGTAAACAGATTATCCACCGGAATATCAAAGAATCCCTGTACCTGTACTGTATGCAAATCCAATGTCAGCAGACGCGTTGCTCCTGCTTCAACAAGCATATTAGCTACCAACTTCGCTGTGATTGGTTCTCTCGGCTTCGCTGTACGGTCCTGACGGGCATACCCATAATAAGGCAATATCACGTTGATCGTTTTTGCACTCGCCCGCTTCAACGCATCAATCATAATCAACAACTCCATCAAATGATCATTTACAGGTGCATTCGTTGCTTGAATCAAATAAACATGATCCCCTCGAATACTCTCCTCAATGTTGATTTGAATTTCGCCATCACTAAACTGGCGAACAGTGCTTTCTCCTAATTTTGTTCCAACGACCTCAGCAATTTTTTCTGCCAAAGGTTTGTTGGCATTCAAACTAAAAATCCGCAATGTATCATCTTTGTATTTGCTGCCCATGATTTCCTCCATTTTCCTCATTCTACCTCATTTATTTTACCACTGATTGCCTGAAAAATCATGAAACTTTCACAAGTAATGTCAAAATACAGCTTGAATCTGCTGAAAAGTGATATCTATCTATCATTCTCTCACAAGTAACACGGAAATAGTTGTGAGGTGTCCTATTAAATCACTCGTTCCCTTTTCAAATTGACATCGGTTTAGATAGGTAAAGCGATGAAATAGAGTGGCCGTGTCATCAGACGTTTCCTTATAAATACATGGTACCCTTAATCGAACTATTGAGCCAATGAAAACAGTTGATATTTTTGACTATAGCACCACCAAAAAACGCACTCAACATGGAGTGCGTTCTTTGGTGAAAAGCCTAAATAGATTTTGGGGAAATCTACAAACTTTGTTTACTCTGCACTCAAAGAGTTCTTCTCATGCAAGGAAAACGTTAAAAGAATCTATAGTATCATTTATATGCAAAGACGATCAGGTTTGTTGCATCGTCAATACATGTCTGCAACGTAATTCGTTCACCACCGCCAGTACCGGTAATCATATCCCAGAGACTGTTACCTGTACCGATTTCTGTGGCATAATCATCTACCTTGGTTATGCTGCTGACTGTGTAAGTTGTGGGGGTTCCGGCACCATCAGTAACAATAATTTGACTGCCTCCACCAACTCCAAAAATAGCACTGAAGATCCCAGGGTTATGGCCGATAAAATGAGAATTTAATCCATCATCGCCAGACTGTACAGCTGCACCACCCCATGTAGAAACCGTCCCATTGGGATTGCCATCAATGATACCCTGCCCTCCTGAACCACCATTTTGATAAGGAATAGCCATACCATTGATATACATTACCATTGCTTGGTATGCTGGTGCACTAGGCTGTCCAGCAGTAGAATCACCAATCGTATTGGTCACAGTCGTTGGTTCATTGACATCAGGGGCCGCAGTTTCTACAACAGGAGTTTCTGCTACAGGCGCTACTTCTACAACAGTTGCTTCAGCAGCGATTGGTTCCTCTTCCACGACTGGTGTTTCCTGCACTGCAGGTTCTTCCTTCACATGCTCAGTTGCTTCGGCTTTCTTCTCTGCTTTTACTTTGACAATTGTGTATGTGCGCTCTGCCCAACCAATATTACCACTGTTATCGGTAGCAGAATACCGTACGATTTGTTTCCCAGCAGTAGCTGTATCGATGCTTTTGTCTGCAACTACTCTTGCTGAAATATCTCCATCCTGGTCATCAACCGCTTTGACCTTCTCGAGTACATTTACTTTTTGACCAACAGTAACTGTCACATCTTTAACTGAAACGACAGGAGCAGTTTTGTCCTCTTTACTTGTTTCGGTCGCTTTTTCCGTTGTATTTTCATCTGTTGACTGACTGCGAATTTCCGCAAATGTTGTTCCCCCAGCGACAGTTAATAAGGCAATAGCTATGACGACTTTCAATACATTGGCTTTCATGATAAATCCCTCCTGCTCAGTGATGAGATTTATACTTATCGATGAATGAAAACCCGTTTGCTTTCTACACTGCCATCATATATCTAATCGTTTGAAACAACTAACGATTAGACTGCTATATCTATTAATTTTTATGAAAAAACATGGTATAATCCTTGTTGTAACAGGATTATTTC from Enterococcus sp. 9E7_DIV0242 includes these protein-coding regions:
- a CDS encoding sortase domain-bontaining protein, which encodes MKANVLKVVIAIALLTVAGGTTFAEIRSQSTDENTTEKATETSKEDKTAPVVSVKDVTVTVGQKVNVLEKVKAVDDQDGDISARVVADKSIDTATAGKQIVRYSATDNSGNIGWAERTYTIVKVKAEKKAEATEHVKEEPAVQETPVVEEEPIAAEATVVEVAPVAETPVVETAAPDVNEPTTVTNTIGDSTAGQPSAPAYQAMVMYINGMAIPYQNGGSGGQGIIDGNPNGTVSTWGGAAVQSGDDGLNSHFIGHNPGIFSAIFGVGGGSQIIVTDGAGTPTTYTVSSITKVDDYATEIGTGNSLWDMITGTGGGERITLQTCIDDATNLIVFAYK
- a CDS encoding ribose-phosphate diphosphokinase encodes the protein MGSKYKDDTLRIFSLNANKPLAEKIAEVVGTKLGESTVRQFSDGEIQINIEESIRGDHVYLIQATNAPVNDHLMELLIMIDALKRASAKTINVILPYYGYARQDRTAKPREPITAKLVANMLVEAGATRLLTLDLHTVQVQGFFDIPVDNLFTMPLFAQHYQDKNLTGENIVVVSPKNSGVQRARSLSEYLDASLAIVDQEEVDGVRSGYVIGEVKGKTCILVDDIINTGETLTVAAEILKENGAAEVYACGSHGLLSKGGKERIDASPIKQLCITDSVVVTEDRRPECLAIVSCAPLMGEALKRIHENTPMSPLFHLKKKE
- the rarD gene encoding EamA family transporter RarD codes for the protein MSELKRVEGERMKEQKKGIILGLVAYVLWGIIPLYWKLLPTVNSMDILCYRIVWSFLFMGIYILITKRGPAFMQEVTAVLKDKKKVIGIIVAAILISINWFTFIYSVGQGRVTEASLGYYMNPLVNVLLGTVILKERLNRAGIFACALALTGVLLLTIQTGVVPYASLIMAFSFSFYGLMKKKIEVSSYTGLTLETFVILPVAFVYLFFFSAKGFMAYEFNINLLLMGAGIVTAIPLLLFAEAAKRIPYIIVGFIQYVNPTIMLLFAVFLFKEPYTMAQFTAFGFIWLGIAVFTYSSYLTFKKEQKI